ACCTACACTTCCACCCGGGTGCTGGAAGCCATTGAATCTTTGCCGGCCGGTGCCGTGTCCTTCATTTCCAGAGGCGCCCAGATCACCCATCCCAAGGTGAAGGTGATTCTGATTGATGGTACAAAACCCGGCGATGCGGATTACCCCTTTTATCAGATATTCAATCTGGTGACCAAAGGCGAACCGGCCGGCACCGTCAAAACGTTTGTGGACTTCATTACATCTGACAAGGGAAAGGCCCTGATCCTGGAAAGGGGTATGCTGCCAGTCGAATGATCCAGTCTTTTGGGACACGCTCCTTAAATGACAGACCGGACCGGTGCCGGGCATCGGTCCGGGGGAAGCGTCTTCAAATCATCTGAGCTGTTTCACGCCCCGTTTCAATGAATGAATCAGGGGCGTGAAATATTTGGGTGGTCATCGTTGGCCGTGCGCTGGGAACCATGGATGAATGAGAGGGACGATCCGAATTGGCACACTTGCAAACATTGGAAAACGGGTCCGCGTATCTTCCGAAGATATTTCAGGGAAACCGAAATGTCCGAAAGATGCTTATCGGTGTGATCCTTGCCACTGTGTTCTGTCTGGGGGTCACTGCTTATCTGGATATGCAGGCGGCCCGGCACCTTGGAAATATGGCCAGAAAGCAGTTCAATGATCAGCAGATGGTCATTGCCCGGCACATCCGGCGACAGGTGGAATCGGAGCTGTCATTTGTCGGCAAAGAACTGGCACGTGCCGGCGACATCCTTTCCCGGGAAAACGGCCGGATCGTTCCGGCCCGGCCCGCCCTGGAACCATTGTTCTCCCGGCTGCTGGAAAAAAGTGTTTTCCGCATTAATATCCGGATGCCGGATCAACCCCAGGTTCATTCGTTCGGATATCCGCGCCAGTGGCAAATCCGTGCCCCCGAACCGGATTTCCTGTCTTCTTTGACATTGCCGCCGGAACCATCCGGTCTCTTTTTTTCCGATCCCGTTCATCAATCCCCCGTTCATCAATCCGGGAATATACATATCCAGATGGCTTGGCAGGTGGCAGATATCAATCTGATTTTGATTGCCGAACTGGATATCAGCCGGTTTCTGGGCCGGTTTCTGGATGATGTCCGTTCCGGCAGCACGGGCTACGCCTGGGTGATTGACGGCAACGGCATTTTTTTATATCACCCCTACACCCGGTTTATCGGCAAAAGCGCGTTTTCAGCAAGGGAAAAACGGGATACCGGTCTGACCCATCACGCCATCGCCTTTATTCAGGAAAACCATATGCTGGCCGGTCACACCGGGACGGGTTCCTATACGGCCGGATGGCACCGGGGATTGACGGGAAATATTGAAAAACTGATCGCCTATTGCCCCATTACCATACCGGGCACACCCGCCGGCACCTGGTCTGTCGCCGTGGTGGCACCTGTTTCCGAAATCGACGGTTACATCAACCAGGCCGCTGCCTGGCGATTTCTGCTCCATGCACTAGTTCTTTTTGTGGTGGTCGTATCCGGAAGCGTCCTGCTTTTCAGAGAAATCCGATGGACCAACCGGCTGGAAGATAAAGTGGCGCAACGGACCCATGACCTGCAACGGTCGGAAGAAAAATACCGGTCTGTAGTGGAAAGTGCGGAAGATTTTATTTTTACCCTGGACCAGGACGGCCGGTTCCAGTCCATGAACAGTTTTACCGCCAGTTTTTTCGGAGGAAGGCCTGAAGAGTTCATTCACCGCAGCATCGACCAGGTCCTTAACAAGCCTTCTTCCCAAAAACATTTAAAAATGCTGGACCTGGTTTTCCGTCACCAGAAAAGCGTGAGAAATGAATTTACCTTGCAGGCCGGCGAACATGACCTCTGGGTCAGTGCCAATTTCATGCCCATCCGCAATGAATCCGGCCGGGTGGAATCCGTACTGTGCATTGCCAGGGATGTCACCAATGAAAAAAACCTGGAACGACAGCTCATCAACACGGAAAAACTGGCTTCCCTGGGAACCCTGGCCGCCGGCGTGGCCCATGAGATCAACAACCCTTTGGGCGTGATCCTTGGGTTCACTGACCTGCTGGTGAGAAAAACCGCCAAAGACTCCCAGGCGTATGAAGATCTGAAAACCATTGAAAGACAGGGCATACACTGTAAACAAATTGTGGAAAACCTGCTGCGGTTCGCCCGTTTCGGAGAAGGAAACACGGCCAGTTGCGATGTCAACGACGCCATCCGGGAGGTGATCAACATCGTGCGCCATACCCTGGAAATGGAATCCATCGATCTGAACATCGAACTGGATGACACCATGCCTCTGGTTTGCGGGGATTCCAGGGAATTGCAGCAAGTGTTTTTGAATCTGATCAACAATGCCTGTGCCGCCATGAAACAGGGAGGTATTCTGACGATTCAATCCAGATTTATATCAAACGGGAACAAGTCGGAAATCAAGATTCAGGACACTGGCCATGGTATTTCCTCAAAACATATCGATCGGATTTTCGAACCGTTTTTCACCACCAAACCCGAAGGAGAAGGCACGGGCTTAGGCCTGTCCGTCACCTATGGCATT
Above is a window of Desulfotignum balticum DSM 7044 DNA encoding:
- a CDS encoding sensor histidine kinase, which codes for MAHLQTLENGSAYLPKIFQGNRNVRKMLIGVILATVFCLGVTAYLDMQAARHLGNMARKQFNDQQMVIARHIRRQVESELSFVGKELARAGDILSRENGRIVPARPALEPLFSRLLEKSVFRINIRMPDQPQVHSFGYPRQWQIRAPEPDFLSSLTLPPEPSGLFFSDPVHQSPVHQSGNIHIQMAWQVADINLILIAELDISRFLGRFLDDVRSGSTGYAWVIDGNGIFLYHPYTRFIGKSAFSAREKRDTGLTHHAIAFIQENHMLAGHTGTGSYTAGWHRGLTGNIEKLIAYCPITIPGTPAGTWSVAVVAPVSEIDGYINQAAAWRFLLHALVLFVVVVSGSVLLFREIRWTNRLEDKVAQRTHDLQRSEEKYRSVVESAEDFIFTLDQDGRFQSMNSFTASFFGGRPEEFIHRSIDQVLNKPSSQKHLKMLDLVFRHQKSVRNEFTLQAGEHDLWVSANFMPIRNESGRVESVLCIARDVTNEKNLERQLINTEKLASLGTLAAGVAHEINNPLGVILGFTDLLVRKTAKDSQAYEDLKTIERQGIHCKQIVENLLRFARFGEGNTASCDVNDAIREVINIVRHTLEMESIDLNIELDDTMPLVCGDSRELQQVFLNLINNACAAMKQGGILTIQSRFISNGNKSEIKIQDTGHGISSKHIDRIFEPFFTTKPEGEGTGLGLSVTYGIVSKYGGIIDCKSAPAGFQNEANTAHGTLFTIKLPVFNKEI